Proteins found in one Drosophila innubila isolate TH190305 chromosome X, UK_Dinn_1.0, whole genome shotgun sequence genomic segment:
- the LOC117779451 gene encoding uncharacterized protein LOC117779451, whose amino-acid sequence MARMPYTWRQPPYPGDDSDKRWIDPSMIILCEDGDINAAIGPLLDTLYEPIGTGLIAAVFVHETLREQFIEKVRGEMTVMHRQVKKHDFYKKALRRLDCLGAETVAMMQPDDIGFQYTMVEGSPIVVCDFSQSYFSINHPSTVVTLHTFRHSQELGELTAKEHLPFVSAAIWCPKMSAAYEIALLLNVPAVYINCAGISLMPIVEKHRNNQSFALLLADHHYEVLVIRGRAKAIVFPAPLPLLKRPEPPSPESPSGQKPLRKNSKS is encoded by the coding sequence ATGGCTCGGATGCCGTACACTTGGCGACAGCCGCCGTATCCTGGCGATGATAGTGACAAGCGTTGGATAGATCCCAGCATGATTATATTGTGTGAGGATGGGGATATTAATGCCGCAATCGGACCATTACTTGATACGCTCTATGAACCCATCGGGACGGGATTAATAGCCGCTGTCTTTGTGCATGAAACGTTGCGGGAGCAGTTCATTGAGAAGGTGCGTGGTGAGATGACTGTAATGCATCGTCAGGTGAAGAAGCATGATTTCTATAAGAAGGCGTTGCGTCGCCTCGACTGTTTGGGTGCCGAAACGGTTGCTATGATGCAGCCAGATGATATTGGCTTTCAATACACAATGGTCGAGGGATCGCCGATTGTTGTGTGTGACTTTAGTCAGAGTTACTTTAGCATCAATCATCCCAGCACGGTGGTTACCCTGCACACATTCCGTCACAGCCAAGAGCTTGGTGAGCTGACAGCCAAGGAGCATCTACCGTTTGTCAGTGCCGCCATTTGGTGTCCCAAGATGTCGGCTGCTTACGAAATAGCCCTGCTTCTGAATGTGCCCGCCGTCTACATCAACTGTGCCGGCATCTCATTAATGCCCATCGTGGAGAAGCATCGCAACAATCAATCATTTGCTTTGCTCCTTGCCGATCATCACTATGAGGTCCTCGTAATTCGAGGTCGGGCCAAGGCCATTGTCTTTCCGGCGCCATTGCCGTTGCTCAAGCGGCCAGAGCCGCCGAGTCCGGAGAGCCCAAGTGGTCAGAAGCCGTTAAGGAAGAACTCCAAGAGCTGA